The Methanophagales archaeon sequence CCAACCCCATACCAGCTGGATAATCCCCACTTTCCCGGGTGTCAAGCAAACATTATTGCATGCCGATAGGCTCAGCATGATAATGGGGTATATATTCGCGTTAGCAGGCGGTGGTGCGATAATATACGGGCTCAGCACGATAAAGGAGGCGGGTCAATATGTGTGTGGATTGCTATATATGGGAAGCGCTTTAGGAGCGGTATTTGCCGGTGATTTCTTCACGCTCTTCATCTTCCTTGAGATAATGAGTTTCTCTTCCCTCGGCTTAATATGGTACGAACGTACAAGGCGCTCGATAGACGCAGGGATGCGTTATATCCTGTATCACATATTTGGCGGGTGTCTCACTCTTGCAGGGATAATAATACATTACTCGGTATCAGGTGGCTCTATCGCAGTGGGACCGATAGAACCGGGCATAGGGTACTTCCTGTTGCTCGCAGGGATAGGCGTAAACGCGGGGTTCATACCGCTACATACGTGGATACCGGATGCATATCCGAAAGCGACGATAGGTGGCACCATTTTCCTCTCCATATTCACGACGAAGACGGGTATATACATGCTTGCGAGGACTTTCTCAGGTGTGGAAGCGGTAGCATACATGGGCGGTGTGATGGCGCTCTACGGCGTTATATTTGCAATATTGCAGAACGATGTGAGGAAACTCCTCTCTTATCATATTGTGAGCCAGTTAGGCTATATGGTGGCGGGAGTGGGGATGGCGGGAGTGGGAATGGGCGTTATGGGACTGGGACTGCACACAGCCGCCGCCACGGCTACGGCTACGGGTACATTGGTGGAGAAATTAGCGTTAGATGGCGCTATTGCACATCTTTTCAATAACCTGCTGTTCAAGACCACGCTGTTCATGTGTATGGGCGCAATAATATACCGGACGGGAAAGAACAATCTCACCGATATGGGTGGACTTGCGAGGAAGATGCCGATAACGATGATAACGTGCGTGATAGCAGCTCTTTCTATCTCCGGTGTTGTGGGGTTCAATGGCTACATAAGCAAGGGTATGATAATTCACGCTGCTGAACTGAAAGGGATGCATATCGTCGCACTTGCTTTGATGCTGGCTTCGGTAGGCACGCTAATATCATTCATAAAACTCACATATTTCGCCTTTTTCGCTAAGAATGAACACATAGAAGCGAAGGAAGCGCCATTACCCATGCTCGTTCCGATGTGCATTACTGCTTTTCTCTGTATGGCTATCGGGCTATACCCAAAGTTGCTTTACACGATATTACCCTTCCGCGATGCTGCGTTCCATTACGAAGCGTTTGCTCCAGGGCACACTTTAGGAACGATGGAACTGGTGTTGATGACGCTTTTCCTGTTCTTCATGCTGGGATACTTTGCACCCCATGAGAAGATAACCCTCGATTTTGATCACCTGTATAGAAAGGCGGGCAGGAGGGTTATATGGTTCTGTG is a genomic window containing:
- a CDS encoding Na(+)/H(+) antiporter subunit D, translated to MIEFDIPPFLIYYFGAALVPLLGRGKVRKIFLVALAVFGLVSVALIQPHTSWIIPTFPGVKQTLLHADRLSMIMGYIFALAGGGAIIYGLSTIKEAGQYVCGLLYMGSALGAVFAGDFFTLFIFLEIMSFSSLGLIWYERTRRSIDAGMRYILYHIFGGCLTLAGIIIHYSVSGGSIAVGPIEPGIGYFLLLAGIGVNAGFIPLHTWIPDAYPKATIGGTIFLSIFTTKTGIYMLARTFSGVEAVAYMGGVMALYGVIFAILQNDVRKLLSYHIVSQLGYMVAGVGMAGVGMGVMGLGLHTAAATATATGTLVEKLALDGAIAHLFNNLLFKTTLFMCMGAIIYRTGKNNLTDMGGLARKMPITMITCVIAALSISGVVGFNGYISKGMIIHAAELKGMHIVALALMLASVGTLISFIKLTYFAFFAKNEHIEAKEAPLPMLVPMCITAFLCMAIGLYPKLLYTILPFRDAAFHYEAFAPGHTLGTMELVLMTLFLFFMLGYFAPHEKITLDFDHLYRKAGRRVIWFCEQPLMGFASAIDTKLKRIADSLVWFSRNPVGASLIQLTSTGMRLTKHLPLNLNHYHHPERVEQRAIEEPAERLTIGVGIAVLVVLLFFALYLIVMLIS